One Natronomonas moolapensis 8.8.11 genomic region harbors:
- a CDS encoding DUF7123 family protein gives MSATTDSTTESKETRLRRYLSQRAEDGEVYIKSKFIADDVELSPKEIGALMVKLRESAAELEIEKWSYTSATTWRVTPA, from the coding sequence ATGAGCGCTACAACGGACTCCACGACGGAGAGCAAGGAAACGCGGCTTCGCCGGTATCTGAGCCAGCGGGCCGAGGACGGCGAGGTGTATATAAAGAGCAAGTTCATCGCCGACGACGTGGAGCTCTCCCCGAAGGAGATCGGCGCGCTGATGGTGAAACTCCGCGAATCGGCGGCGGAACTCGAGATCGAAAAGTGGTCCTACACCTCCGCGA